The proteins below come from a single Hemitrygon akajei chromosome 2, sHemAka1.3, whole genome shotgun sequence genomic window:
- the LOC140716603 gene encoding uncharacterized protein produces the protein MQVDWENQVGTGSQEREFVECLRDGFLEQLVVEPNRGWAVLDWVLCNEPEVIREMEVKEPLGGSDDNMIELTVKFEKEKPKSDVSVFQWSKGNYSGMREELAKVDWKGTLAGRMAEQQWLEFMREVRKVRDRYIPKKKKFSNGKRMQPWLTREVKAKVKAKQRTYKEAKISGKTDYSEVFKSLQKETKKVIKREKMNYERKLANNIKEDTKSFFKFIKSKRQVRVDIGPIENDAGDIVMGDKEVAEELNEYFASVFTEEDISNITDIQGCQGREICAVTITTEKIHRKLNSLRVDKSPGPDGMHPRVLKEVAVEIAEALAMIFQKSIDSGLVPEDGRLQMSLRYLRRGQGSKKEIIDLLA, from the coding sequence atgcaagtggattgggaaaatcaggtcggcactggatctcaagagagagaatttgtagaatgtctacgagatggctttttagaacagcttgttgttgagcccaataggggatgggctgtactggattgggtattgtgtaatgaaccagaggtgattagagagatggaagtgaaggaacccttaggaggcagtgatgacAACATGATTGAactcactgtgaaatttgagaaagagaaaccgaaatccgatgtgtcggtatttcagtggagtaaaggaaattacagtggcatgagagaggaactggccaaggttgactggaaagggacactagcgggaaggatggcagaacagcagtggctggagtttatgcgagaagtgaggaaggtgcgagacagatatattccaaagaagaagaaattttcaaatggaaaaaggatgcaaccgtggctgacaagagaagtcaaagccaaagtaaaagcaaagcagaggacatacaaggaagcaaaaattagtgggaagacagattattcggaagtttttaaaagcttacaaaaggaaactaagaaggtcattaagagggaaaagatgaactatgaaaggaagctagcaaataatatcaaagaggatactaaaagctttttcaagtttataaagagtaaaagacaggtgagagtagatataggaccgatagaaaatgatgctggagatattgtaatgggagataaggaggtggcagaggaactgaatgagtattttgcatcagtcttcactgaggaagacatcagcaatatcacggacattcaagggtgtcagggaagagaaatatgcgcagtcacaattacaaccGAGAAAATAcacaggaagctgaatagtctaagggtagataaatctcctggaccagatggaatgcatcctcgagttctgaaggaagtagcagtggagattgcggaggcattagcaatgatctttcaaaagtcgatagactctggcctggttccggaggatggaagattgcaaatgtcactccgctatttaagaagggggcaaggaagcaaaaaggaaattatagacctgttagcttga